AGTTGTCGCAGTCACTGGCCTGCGGCCTTGACGAGACGGTGGCCGTCCATCCATCGTACCAGTTGAGGAATACTTAGCACTCATGGTTGATTGCTCTCTGGTTAACTTTGAATAGTCAACAGGTGAAAATAAGTATGGTTTTACTTTCTTAGTTTTCTCAGCCCAGGGCGCTTCAAAAGACGGCTCCTCTAACCTATGACCAAACAAAGTTTCATCACAGAATGATGGTGTTTGTTTTACAGGCCTGTACTTGTCTAAATCATTATGATGATTGCTACTTCTAGTTGAGCCTTTAAAACCTTTGCGGTCAGAGTGACTAGTAACTGATGTCCTTGAATCTGGAGCCCACAGCATTGGTCGCATTTTGGGTTTCTTTGAAAACAGCCTTTCTTTATCACTTTTACTTTCTCTTTGTGGTGTAGACCAAGGAGAT
This genomic stretch from Mya arenaria isolate MELC-2E11 chromosome 10, ASM2691426v1 harbors:
- the LOC128205303 gene encoding RBPJ-interacting and tubulin-associated protein 1-like, which codes for MSALELTGSRPPSAGPRPSSRTSNRPRSGYKVLADKSSVDELLFGSHHPRHEDEVTFKSPWSTPQRESKSDKERLFSKKPKMRPMLWAPDSRTSVTSHSDRKGFKGSTRSSNHHNDLDKYRPVKQTPSFCDETLFGHRLEEPSFEAPWAEKTKKVKPYLFSPVDYSKLTREQSTMSAKYSSTGTMDGRPPSRQGRRPVTATTRPVTVESSYDIAIKPTWKP